The proteins below are encoded in one region of Metabacillus dongyingensis:
- a CDS encoding DUF503 domain-containing protein, with protein sequence MIGYAECECIIYDAQSLKDKRAVLQRILMRLKQRHNVSVSEIDFQDTWQRTKIGIVAITSNKVQTEKELNKALAMIDSFPEIERAVTSFDWL encoded by the coding sequence GTGATTGGATATGCAGAGTGTGAGTGCATCATTTATGATGCACAATCATTGAAGGACAAACGGGCTGTTTTACAGCGCATTTTGATGAGACTGAAGCAGAGGCACAATGTCTCTGTTTCAGAAATTGATTTTCAGGATACCTGGCAGAGAACCAAGATTGGCATCGTCGCCATCACATCAAATAAAGTTCAAACGGAAAAGGAATTGAACAAAGCGCTTGCTATGATTGATTCTTTTCCTGAAATTGAACGCGCTGTAACCTCGTTTGATTGGCTTTAA
- the rbfA gene encoding 30S ribosome-binding factor RbfA — MSLRANRVGEQMKKELGEIISRKIKDPRIGFVTVTDVRVSGDLQIAKVYISVLGDEEKRENTLKGLAKAKGFIRSEIGQRIRLRKTPEILFEFDESVDYGNRIETLIHEINQENKQED; from the coding sequence ATGAGTTTACGAGCGAACAGAGTCGGCGAACAAATGAAAAAGGAATTAGGCGAGATCATCAGCAGGAAAATTAAAGATCCCCGCATCGGATTTGTTACGGTGACAGATGTAAGAGTTTCCGGAGATCTGCAAATTGCAAAAGTCTACATTTCAGTTCTTGGAGATGAAGAAAAGAGAGAAAACACTTTAAAAGGCCTTGCAAAAGCAAAAGGCTTTATCCGTTCTGAAATCGGACAGCGCATAAGGCTGAGAAAAACGCCTGAAATCCTTTTTGAATTTGATGAATCCGTTGATTATGGGAACCGGATCGAAACACTGATCCACGAAATTAATCAAGAAAACAAGCAGGAAGATTAA
- the truB gene encoding tRNA pseudouridine(55) synthase TruB, protein MEGVLLINKPAGMTSHDCVAKMRRIAKTKKIGHTGTLDPDVTGVLPVCIGRATKIVEYLTAASKTYEAEVTLGFSTTTEDASGEVVEKKIVDTVITMKDAEEALHALTGEIDQVPPMYSAVKIGGKKLYEYARAGQTIERPKRKIRIHEMTILSDIEAKEDTVSFRFKVRCSKGTYVRTLAVMIGEQLGYPAHMSHLIRTASGPFLIDQCHTFEEIEKKADESSLQDILIPISTALNHLPKMSINDTLAKKVKNGAVLEVPAGFEHVAAEDSIAVYDEQGTCLAIYKQHPEKPHFLKPSKVLVI, encoded by the coding sequence ATGGAAGGTGTTTTGTTAATAAATAAGCCTGCTGGAATGACCTCTCATGATTGCGTGGCCAAAATGAGAAGGATTGCCAAAACGAAAAAAATCGGACATACAGGGACGCTTGATCCGGATGTTACAGGGGTTCTGCCTGTGTGTATTGGTCGTGCAACAAAGATAGTTGAATACTTAACTGCAGCATCAAAGACATATGAAGCAGAAGTTACTTTAGGCTTCTCAACGACCACAGAGGATGCGTCTGGCGAAGTTGTTGAAAAGAAAATAGTGGACACTGTCATTACTATGAAAGATGCCGAAGAAGCGCTGCACGCTTTGACAGGTGAGATTGATCAGGTTCCTCCGATGTATTCGGCAGTGAAAATAGGCGGAAAAAAATTGTACGAATACGCCAGAGCAGGACAGACGATTGAGAGGCCAAAAAGAAAAATCAGAATTCATGAGATGACAATCTTATCAGACATAGAAGCTAAAGAAGACACGGTTTCTTTTCGTTTTAAAGTTCGATGTTCCAAAGGTACATATGTAAGAACACTTGCTGTGATGATCGGCGAACAATTGGGCTATCCTGCCCATATGTCACATTTGATCAGAACAGCATCAGGTCCGTTTTTAATTGATCAATGCCACACCTTTGAAGAAATTGAAAAAAAGGCAGATGAGAGCAGCCTGCAGGATATTCTTATTCCAATCAGCACAGCATTAAATCATTTGCCCAAAATGTCCATAAATGATACATTAGCAAAGAAAGTGAAAAATGGTGCTGTGCTTGAGGTTCCGGCTGGTTTTGAACATGTTGCGGCTGAAGATTCGATTGCCGTATATGATGAACAGGGAACTTGCCTCGCGATTTATAAGCAGCATCCTGAAAAACCTCACTTCCTTAAACCTTCCAAAGTCCTTGTCATCTGA
- the ribF gene encoding bifunctional riboflavin kinase/FAD synthetase, producing MKTIKLTHPHSLNDIEMPQLAMALGYFDGVHRGHQEVILTAKKTAEEKGLKSAVMTFDPHPSVVLRKNIQHVEAITTLQDKIDLIEKLEIDYLFIVQFSEDFAALLPQEFVDQYIIRLNVKHVIAGFDYSYGRLGKGTMESLPFHSRSAFEQTTISKQTDHDRKISSTLIREVLRSGDVEYASRLLNRPHRVNGTVIHGDKRGRTIGFPTANIELDGAYIIPPTGVYAVRFQIDDEVYNGVCNIGYKPTFYDEKKVKPSIEVHIFEFNKSIYGKNVSIFWYKRIRSEQKFSSIDELIEQIGKDKASAEQFFQDLQD from the coding sequence GTGAAAACGATCAAACTAACGCATCCGCACTCTTTAAATGACATAGAAATGCCCCAGCTGGCAATGGCTCTTGGCTATTTTGACGGCGTTCATCGCGGGCATCAGGAAGTTATCTTGACAGCTAAAAAAACAGCAGAAGAAAAAGGATTAAAAAGTGCAGTTATGACGTTTGATCCTCATCCTTCGGTCGTTTTAAGAAAAAATATTCAGCATGTCGAGGCCATTACAACTCTGCAGGATAAAATTGATTTAATTGAAAAGCTTGAAATTGATTATCTTTTTATCGTGCAATTTTCCGAGGACTTTGCAGCACTGCTGCCCCAGGAATTCGTTGACCAATACATTATCAGGCTGAATGTAAAGCACGTAATAGCAGGCTTTGATTATTCTTATGGAAGGCTTGGCAAAGGAACGATGGAATCCTTGCCGTTTCATTCAAGAAGCGCTTTTGAACAAACGACAATCAGCAAGCAGACAGATCATGACCGCAAAATCAGTTCAACTCTGATCAGAGAGGTGCTGAGAAGCGGGGATGTCGAGTATGCTTCACGCCTTCTAAACAGGCCGCACAGAGTAAACGGCACAGTTATACACGGAGATAAGCGAGGCCGGACGATTGGCTTTCCAACGGCAAATATAGAGCTTGACGGGGCATACATAATCCCTCCGACAGGGGTGTACGCGGTCAGATTTCAAATAGACGATGAGGTTTATAACGGGGTATGCAATATTGGCTACAAACCAACCTTTTATGATGAAAAAAAAGTAAAACCAAGCATTGAAGTCCATATTTTTGAGTTTAATAAATCTATATATGGAAAGAATGTTTCTATATTCTGGTATAAACGGATAAGAAGCGAGCAAAAATTCAGTTCGATCGACGAACTGATCGAGCAAATTGGAAAAGATAAAGCTTCCGCTGAGCAATTTTTTCAAGATCTGCAAGATTAA
- the rpsO gene encoding 30S ribosomal protein S15 gives MAITQERKNEIITEYRTHDTDTGSPEVQIAILTEDINNLNGHLRVHKKDHHSRRGLLKMVGKRRNLLTYLRNKDVTRYRDLINKLGLRR, from the coding sequence ATGGCAATCACTCAAGAACGTAAGAATGAAATTATCACTGAGTACAGAACGCATGATACGGACACTGGTTCTCCAGAAGTTCAAATCGCTATCCTAACTGAGGATATTAACAATCTTAATGGACATTTACGTGTTCATAAGAAAGACCACCATTCACGTCGCGGTCTTTTGAAAATGGTAGGTAAACGCCGTAATCTTTTGACGTACCTGCGCAATAAAGACGTAACTCGTTATCGTGACCTAATCAACAAGCTTGGTTTACGCCGATAA
- the pnp gene encoding polyribonucleotide nucleotidyltransferase, protein MGQEKQVFSIDWAGRELTVEVGQLAKQANGAALIRYGDTAVLSTATASKEPKTVDFFPLTVNYEERLYAVGKIPGGFIKREGRPSEKAILASRLIDRPLRPLFADGFRNEVQVVSIVMSVDQDCSSEMAAMFGSSLALTVSDIPFEGPIAGVVVGRADDQFIINPTVEQMDKSDINLIVAGTKDAINMVEAGANEVPEETMLEAIMFGHNEIKRLIAFQEEIAAQVGKAKTEVKLYVLDADLETSIREMAEKDLLSAIQVQEKHAREEAINEVKKTVVAHFEEQEAEADTLKQVKEILSKLVKQEVRRLITEDKVRPDGRKIDEIRPLSSEVGLLSRTHGSGLFTRGQTQALSICTLGALGDVQILDGLGIEETKRFMHHYNFPLFSVGETGFMRGPGRREIGHGALGERALEPVIPSEKDFPYTVRLVSEVLESNGSTSQASICASTLAMMDAGVPLKAPVAGIAMGLVKSGEHYSVLTDIQGMEDHLGDMDFKVAGTAKGVTALQMDIKIEGLSREILEEALLQAKKGRMEILDSMLATIKEPRTELSQYAPKILMMAINPDKIRDVIGPSGKQINKIIEETGVKIDIEQDGTVFISSTNEEMNQKAKQIIEDIVREVVVGQMYLGKVKRVEKFGAFVEIFNGKDGLVHISELAEERVGKVEDVVKIGDELLVKVTEIDKQGRVNLSRKAVLRDEKEKEKQNS, encoded by the coding sequence ATGGGACAAGAAAAACAAGTGTTCTCCATTGATTGGGCTGGAAGAGAATTGACCGTTGAAGTTGGCCAGCTGGCAAAACAGGCTAACGGCGCGGCACTGATCCGCTATGGAGACACAGCTGTATTAAGTACAGCAACAGCATCAAAAGAACCGAAAACAGTTGATTTTTTCCCGTTAACTGTCAATTATGAAGAGCGCCTTTATGCAGTTGGTAAAATTCCTGGTGGATTTATAAAACGCGAAGGCCGTCCAAGTGAAAAAGCAATCCTTGCAAGCCGTCTGATTGACCGTCCATTGCGACCATTGTTTGCTGACGGTTTCCGAAATGAAGTCCAGGTTGTCAGCATTGTAATGAGTGTCGATCAGGACTGTTCATCTGAAATGGCAGCAATGTTCGGGTCATCCCTTGCTTTAACTGTATCTGACATTCCGTTTGAAGGTCCGATTGCAGGTGTAGTTGTCGGCCGTGCAGATGATCAATTTATCATCAATCCTACAGTTGAACAAATGGATAAAAGTGATATCAATCTAATTGTAGCAGGAACAAAAGATGCTATTAACATGGTAGAAGCAGGAGCTAATGAAGTACCTGAAGAAACAATGCTTGAGGCGATCATGTTCGGTCATAATGAAATCAAACGTCTGATTGCATTCCAAGAAGAGATTGCAGCTCAAGTCGGGAAAGCAAAAACAGAAGTGAAACTATATGTTCTTGATGCGGATCTTGAGACAAGCATTCGTGAAATGGCAGAAAAAGACTTGCTGTCAGCAATTCAAGTGCAGGAAAAACATGCACGCGAAGAAGCAATAAATGAAGTAAAGAAAACAGTAGTAGCCCATTTTGAAGAGCAGGAAGCAGAAGCTGACACTCTTAAACAAGTGAAAGAAATCCTTTCTAAATTAGTCAAACAAGAAGTCCGCCGCCTGATCACTGAAGATAAGGTCCGCCCGGATGGCCGAAAAATTGATGAGATCCGCCCTCTTTCTTCAGAAGTCGGCTTGTTATCCCGCACACATGGTTCAGGTCTGTTCACACGCGGGCAAACTCAGGCTCTCAGCATTTGTACGCTTGGAGCACTTGGAGATGTCCAGATTCTTGATGGTCTTGGCATTGAAGAAACAAAACGCTTTATGCATCATTACAATTTCCCGCTGTTCAGCGTAGGGGAAACTGGATTTATGCGCGGACCTGGACGCCGTGAAATCGGTCATGGAGCGCTCGGCGAAAGAGCTCTTGAGCCTGTTATTCCTTCAGAAAAGGATTTCCCGTACACAGTCCGTCTTGTATCAGAAGTTCTTGAATCAAACGGTTCAACATCACAAGCAAGTATTTGCGCAAGCACACTTGCCATGATGGATGCCGGTGTTCCGCTTAAAGCTCCTGTAGCAGGAATTGCAATGGGCCTTGTGAAGTCAGGAGAGCATTACTCTGTGCTGACTGATATTCAGGGAATGGAAGACCACCTTGGAGATATGGACTTTAAAGTTGCAGGTACAGCTAAAGGCGTAACTGCCCTTCAAATGGATATTAAAATTGAGGGATTATCCCGTGAAATTTTAGAAGAAGCTCTTTTGCAGGCTAAAAAAGGACGCATGGAAATCCTTGATTCAATGCTTGCAACAATTAAAGAGCCGCGTACAGAGCTTTCTCAGTATGCTCCTAAAATCTTAATGATGGCGATTAACCCTGATAAAATCCGAGATGTAATTGGTCCAAGCGGTAAACAAATCAATAAAATCATCGAAGAAACTGGCGTTAAGATTGACATTGAACAAGACGGAACGGTCTTTATTTCTTCAACGAATGAGGAAATGAATCAAAAAGCGAAACAAATTATTGAAGACATTGTCCGCGAAGTTGTTGTTGGACAAATGTATTTAGGAAAAGTGAAGCGCGTTGAAAAGTTCGGTGCTTTCGTTGAAATATTCAATGGCAAAGACGGTTTAGTACACATTTCTGAACTCGCAGAAGAGCGCGTTGGAAAAGTTGAGGATGTTGTTAAAATCGGTGATGAGTTGCTTGTGAAGGTAACTGAAATTGATAAACAAGGTCGTGTCAATCTTTCTAGAAAAGCAGTTCTTCGTGACGAGAAAGAAAAAGAAAAGCAAAATTCTTAA
- a CDS encoding polysaccharide deacetylase family protein gives MKRFHYLSVALILIITAALIQNPYTTAYVSTMKFEDVSAVKQPDELYQTIAAKVKDYEKPAQDAQIHTVWKATPGYNGLTIDIDESYEKMKKIGKFDEKQIVFKQVKPKVHLSDLPPAPIYRGHPDKTMVSFLINVAWGNEYLPSMLEVLDKHGVKATFFLEGRWAKENPALVKTIKEAGHEIGNHSYSHPDMARITTDQIRKQIGSTNEVIKEITGAAPVWFAPPSGSFRQDVITVADEFKMETVLWSVDTIDWQKPEPGVLVERVLKKVHNGAMILMHPTDSSSRSLETLIQSIKQKGYSFGSVSMLLDEERLPASN, from the coding sequence ATGAAGAGGTTCCATTATTTAAGCGTCGCGCTCATATTGATCATAACTGCTGCTCTCATTCAGAATCCATATACAACAGCCTATGTGTCTACAATGAAATTTGAAGATGTTTCAGCTGTAAAGCAGCCCGATGAACTCTACCAGACAATCGCTGCAAAGGTGAAGGATTATGAAAAGCCGGCACAGGATGCTCAAATACATACGGTCTGGAAAGCGACTCCTGGCTACAATGGCCTAACCATTGATATTGATGAGTCGTATGAGAAGATGAAGAAAATAGGAAAATTTGATGAAAAGCAGATTGTCTTTAAGCAGGTAAAGCCAAAAGTGCACTTATCTGATCTGCCTCCAGCCCCAATTTACAGAGGGCATCCTGATAAAACGATGGTTTCCTTTCTCATTAATGTTGCCTGGGGCAATGAATATCTTCCATCAATGCTTGAAGTGCTTGATAAGCATGGAGTAAAAGCCACCTTTTTCTTAGAAGGAAGATGGGCAAAAGAAAATCCTGCACTCGTTAAAACAATAAAAGAGGCAGGTCATGAAATTGGGAATCATTCCTATTCCCATCCTGATATGGCAAGGATCACAACAGATCAAATCCGTAAACAGATTGGTTCAACAAATGAGGTCATCAAAGAGATTACAGGTGCCGCTCCAGTGTGGTTCGCACCTCCAAGCGGAAGCTTCAGGCAGGATGTGATTACCGTAGCAGATGAATTTAAGATGGAGACAGTGCTTTGGTCCGTTGATACAATTGACTGGCAAAAGCCTGAGCCCGGCGTTTTAGTTGAACGTGTTCTTAAAAAGGTTCATAATGGTGCTATGATTCTCATGCATCCCACTGATTCCTCGTCGAGAAGTTTAGAAACATTGATTCAGTCAATTAAACAGAAGGGATATTCTTTCGGTTCTGTATCAATGCTCTTGGATGAAGAACGGCTGCCGGCATCAAACTGA
- a CDS encoding M16 family metallopeptidase → MIKKYTCQNGVRIVLENIPHVRSVAIGVWIGTGSRNENEKNNGISHFLEHMFFKGTKTRSAREIAESFDSIGGQVNAFTSKEYTCYYAKVLDEHSDYALEVLADMFFNSTFDDIELKKEKNVVYEEIKMYEDTPDDIVHDLLSKATYGNHPLGYPILGTEETLAKFESDTLREYMDQYYTPENVVISVAGNISESFISEVEKQFGSFETSQKGTEVGVPAFMNQKLARKKDTEQAHLCIGFDGLQVGHEKIYDLIVLNNVLGGSMSSRLFQDVREQKGLAYSVFSYHSSYQDNGMLTIYGGTGRAQLDVLFETIQETLATLKKEGITAKELTNSIEQMKGNLMLSLESTNSRMSRNGKNELLLGRHRSLDEMIEMINEVTEDNVNALAKQLFTDDYSIALISPDGKLPSALKQ, encoded by the coding sequence TTGATTAAAAAGTATACATGCCAAAATGGTGTAAGAATAGTGCTCGAAAATATCCCTCATGTTAGATCGGTTGCGATTGGGGTATGGATTGGAACAGGCTCAAGAAATGAAAATGAAAAAAACAATGGGATTTCTCACTTTTTAGAGCATATGTTTTTCAAGGGAACAAAAACAAGATCAGCACGTGAAATAGCTGAATCATTTGACAGCATCGGAGGGCAAGTAAACGCTTTTACTTCCAAAGAATATACATGCTATTATGCGAAGGTGCTTGATGAACATTCAGATTATGCGCTCGAAGTCCTTGCAGATATGTTCTTCAACTCAACGTTTGATGATATTGAACTGAAAAAAGAAAAAAATGTTGTATATGAAGAAATTAAAATGTATGAAGATACTCCTGACGATATCGTACATGATTTGCTCAGCAAAGCTACATACGGTAATCATCCTCTTGGTTATCCGATCTTAGGAACGGAAGAAACGCTTGCCAAATTTGAAAGCGACACATTAAGAGAGTATATGGATCAATATTATACTCCGGAGAATGTTGTGATTTCTGTAGCAGGCAATATTTCTGAGAGCTTTATTTCAGAAGTTGAAAAACAATTCGGTTCGTTTGAAACGTCTCAAAAGGGAACTGAAGTCGGTGTACCGGCATTCATGAATCAGAAACTTGCGCGCAAAAAGGATACTGAGCAGGCTCACCTTTGCATCGGTTTTGACGGACTTCAAGTCGGACATGAAAAAATCTATGATTTAATCGTATTAAACAACGTTCTTGGCGGCAGCATGAGCTCAAGACTGTTCCAGGATGTCCGTGAGCAAAAAGGACTTGCCTATTCAGTCTTTTCCTATCACTCCTCATATCAGGATAATGGCATGCTGACGATTTACGGAGGCACAGGGCGTGCACAGCTTGATGTTCTTTTTGAAACGATCCAGGAAACGCTTGCTACATTAAAAAAAGAAGGCATAACTGCCAAAGAGCTCACAAACAGCATAGAACAAATGAAAGGCAATTTGATGCTAAGCTTAGAAAGCACAAACAGCCGCATGAGCCGAAACGGTAAGAATGAACTCCTTCTTGGGCGCCATCGCAGCCTGGATGAAATGATCGAAATGATAAATGAAGTAACTGAAGATAATGTCAATGCTCTTGCAAAACAATTATTTACAGATGATTACTCCATTGCTCTGATCAGCCCGGACGGAAAGCTTCCTTCTGCCTTAAAACAATAA
- a CDS encoding YlmC/YmxH family sporulation protein: MRLSELSGKEIVDVKRAERLGILGQTDLEINEQTGQITALVIPSVKWFGFRKQGNEIRVPWLHIKKIGTDMIILDIEDDQIKLLE, encoded by the coding sequence ATGAGGCTGAGCGAGCTTAGCGGGAAAGAAATTGTGGATGTGAAAAGAGCAGAGAGATTAGGAATTTTAGGACAGACGGACCTGGAAATTAATGAGCAGACCGGACAAATAACTGCACTTGTCATTCCATCAGTAAAATGGTTCGGATTCAGAAAGCAGGGAAATGAAATCAGAGTACCCTGGCTTCACATAAAAAAGATCGGCACCGATATGATTATTCTAGACATAGAAGATGATCAAATAAAACTTTTAGAGTAA
- the dpaA gene encoding dipicolinic acid synthetase subunit A, with the protein MLTGLNIAVIGGDARQLEVIRKLTELDAKLFLVGFDQLDHGFTGAAKLKLAEVHFEEIDVIILPVPGTNLEGHVDTIFSNEEVVLTEEIIKRTPPHCIIYSGISNSYLDGIIDGSNRELVQLFERDDVAIYNSIPTVEGTIMMAIQHTDFTIHGSRIAVLGLGRVGMSVARTFSALGAKVKVGARKSSHIARIIEMGLESFQLEDLENEVSQIDICINTIPYHIVTAKVISKMPAHTLIIDLASKPGGTDFKYAEKRGIKALLAPGLPGIVAPKTAGQIVANVLAALLTEEFSKRKGSSS; encoded by the coding sequence ATGTTAACAGGGCTTAATATAGCAGTCATTGGAGGAGATGCTCGGCAGCTGGAGGTCATCCGGAAATTGACGGAACTAGATGCAAAGCTTTTTTTAGTAGGCTTTGACCAGCTTGATCATGGATTTACCGGAGCCGCGAAATTGAAGCTTGCTGAAGTGCATTTTGAAGAAATAGATGTCATTATTTTGCCTGTTCCCGGAACGAATTTAGAGGGGCACGTCGATACAATTTTCTCCAATGAAGAAGTAGTGTTAACGGAGGAAATCATCAAAAGAACACCTCCTCATTGCATCATTTATTCTGGAATCAGCAATTCATACTTAGACGGAATAATTGATGGATCGAACCGGGAACTTGTTCAGCTTTTTGAAAGAGATGATGTAGCGATCTACAATTCCATTCCGACCGTAGAAGGAACAATTATGATGGCTATTCAGCACACTGATTTTACGATTCACGGTTCTAGAATTGCTGTACTTGGACTTGGACGTGTAGGAATGAGCGTAGCCCGTACATTCTCGGCACTTGGAGCAAAAGTGAAGGTTGGAGCAAGAAAGTCTTCGCATATTGCAAGAATTATTGAAATGGGGCTTGAGTCCTTTCAGCTTGAGGATCTTGAAAATGAAGTTTCTCAAATAGATATCTGCATTAATACGATTCCTTATCACATCGTGACGGCAAAAGTGATTTCTAAAATGCCTGCCCACACACTGATTATTGACCTTGCATCAAAGCCGGGAGGAACGGATTTTAAATATGCTGAAAAAAGGGGCATAAAAGCATTGCTCGCACCGGGTCTTCCGGGAATAGTTGCCCCGAAAACGGCCGGTCAGATTGTGGCGAATGTATTGGCTGCGCTGCTTACAGAGGAATTCTCCAAAAGGAAGGGGTCATCATCATGA
- the dpaB gene encoding dipicolinate synthase subunit B, with the protein MKVNGKRIGFGLTGSHCTYDAVYPQIKRLIDEGADVMPVVTNTVKVTNTRFGEGEEWIKKIEELTGHKVIDSIVGAEPLGPKIPLDCMVVAPMTGNSMSKLANAMTESPVLMAAKATLRNHKPVVLGISTNDGLGLNGANLMKLMAAKNIYFIPFGQDAPFKKPNSLVAKMDLLLETVEAALEHSQFQPVIIEKFRDDE; encoded by the coding sequence ATGAAGGTTAATGGCAAAAGAATCGGATTTGGATTGACAGGGTCTCACTGCACATATGATGCAGTTTATCCGCAGATTAAACGATTGATTGACGAAGGAGCAGATGTGATGCCTGTCGTCACAAATACGGTAAAAGTTACAAACACAAGATTTGGCGAAGGGGAAGAGTGGATAAAAAAGATTGAAGAGCTGACAGGTCATAAAGTCATTGATTCAATTGTAGGAGCCGAACCGCTTGGACCGAAAATTCCGCTTGACTGCATGGTTGTTGCTCCGATGACAGGAAATTCAATGAGCAAACTTGCAAATGCTATGACAGAATCACCGGTGCTGATGGCTGCGAAGGCTACTTTAAGAAACCATAAGCCGGTTGTACTTGGCATTTCTACGAATGACGGGCTTGGTTTAAATGGTGCGAATCTAATGAAGCTGATGGCTGCAAAAAATATATATTTTATTCCATTTGGCCAGGATGCTCCATTTAAAAAGCCAAATTCTTTAGTTGCTAAAATGGACTTATTATTGGAAACAGTGGAAGCAGCATTAGAGCATTCGCAGTTTCAGCCGGTAATCATTGAAAAATTTCGTGATGACGAATAG
- the asd gene encoding aspartate-semialdehyde dehydrogenase, protein MNTNGYHVAVLGATGAVGQQMLQTLEERDFPISKLTLLSSARSAGKKVMFKGEEYEVQAASPDSFKGVQIALFSAGGSVSKEFAPEAVKHGAIVVDNTSAFRMDEHVPLVVPEVNEKDLNEHNGIIANPNCSTIQMVVALEPLRQAHGLNKVIVSTYQAVSGSGAAAIEELKTQSEAILKGEEFTPEILPVKGDKKHFQIAFNAIPQIDKFEENGFTFEEMKMMNETKKIMHMSNLEIAATCVRIPVETGHSESVYIELDSDSVSVKDIHELLKDAPGVTLQDDPHTQTYPMPADCVGKNDVFVGRIRKDPDRANGFHLWIVSDNLLKGAAWNSVQIAESLVKLKLV, encoded by the coding sequence ATGAATACAAATGGTTATCATGTTGCTGTTCTTGGCGCAACAGGCGCGGTCGGACAGCAAATGCTGCAGACGTTGGAAGAGCGTGACTTTCCTATTTCTAAATTGACTTTATTGTCTTCTGCAAGATCAGCCGGCAAAAAAGTGATGTTTAAAGGAGAGGAATATGAAGTTCAGGCTGCAAGCCCTGACAGCTTTAAAGGCGTACAGATTGCACTTTTCAGCGCAGGCGGCAGTGTTTCTAAAGAATTTGCTCCTGAAGCTGTCAAGCACGGGGCAATTGTTGTTGATAATACTAGTGCCTTCCGCATGGATGAGCATGTTCCGCTTGTTGTTCCGGAGGTAAACGAGAAAGATTTAAACGAACATAACGGCATTATTGCCAATCCAAACTGCTCTACCATACAAATGGTTGTCGCCCTTGAACCTTTGCGTCAGGCTCATGGCTTAAACAAAGTAATCGTATCGACATACCAGGCTGTATCAGGTTCAGGCGCCGCTGCAATTGAAGAACTGAAAACTCAGTCGGAAGCAATCTTGAAAGGCGAAGAGTTTACTCCTGAAATTCTGCCTGTAAAAGGGGACAAAAAGCATTTTCAGATCGCTTTTAATGCGATTCCTCAAATTGACAAGTTTGAAGAAAATGGTTTTACTTTCGAAGAAATGAAAATGATGAATGAAACGAAAAAAATCATGCACATGTCAAATCTTGAAATAGCAGCTACGTGCGTGCGAATCCCGGTAGAGACTGGTCATTCTGAATCTGTTTACATTGAACTTGATTCAGATTCTGTCAGCGTGAAAGATATTCATGAATTATTAAAAGATGCACCAGGAGTTACTCTTCAGGATGATCCGCATACACAAACATATCCAATGCCTGCCGACTGTGTAGGAAAAAATGATGTGTTTGTAGGACGTATCCGCAAAGATCCTGATCGTGCAAACGGCTTCCATTTATGGATCGTGTCTGATAATCTTTTAAAAGGCGCTGCATGGAATTCCGTTCAAATTGCAGAAAGCCTAGTAAAATTGAAATTAGTATAA